From Cecembia calidifontis, one genomic window encodes:
- a CDS encoding purine-cytosine permease family protein, with the protein MENIPGLQVEKTVGEFERQAVPASHFKDWRKFLGMYAGEHAAGTEFVIGPLFLTAGVSAFDLIMGLLLGNFLAVLTWRYVTTPIATAERLTLYYKLEKIAGRKLVTGYNLANGLLFCFLAGAMITVSATAVGIPFNMPMPALTDTTPNSLSWVLVVLAVGAVISIVAAKGYDAVSKFSNISAPWMVMIFLIAGIVAAKRLGVESLSDLWAVWGNGSDPFPGQIKFTFWHVLFFAWFCNAAMHLGMSDLSVLRYADKNSVGWMTAAGMYVGHFMAWISACLMFALYLKSPEAAAIFDSGGVPPVAPGPLAYEAVGIAGLICVLVAGWTTANPTIYRAGLAFQAIFPKSSTVKVTLVTGGIATIAGLFPAFAMKLLDFVAVYGFILAPIGAVIFFEHYWAEKFGLTKNYAESKKISFNAAVLLAWLISMAVFYSLSLYNEVFLSFFTLPAWIACGVLYLVLSKIFQKS; encoded by the coding sequence ATGGAAAACATTCCTGGCCTGCAAGTAGAAAAAACTGTGGGAGAATTTGAACGGCAAGCTGTCCCTGCTTCTCATTTTAAAGATTGGAGAAAATTTTTGGGCATGTATGCAGGTGAACATGCAGCTGGAACCGAGTTTGTCATTGGACCACTTTTCCTAACAGCGGGGGTATCTGCATTTGATCTCATTATGGGTTTGTTGTTGGGGAATTTTTTGGCAGTCCTGACCTGGAGGTACGTTACCACTCCAATTGCTACGGCGGAAAGATTGACACTTTATTACAAATTGGAAAAAATTGCTGGGAGAAAGTTGGTTACGGGATATAATTTGGCCAATGGACTCTTGTTCTGTTTTTTGGCAGGGGCAATGATCACCGTTTCAGCCACAGCTGTAGGTATCCCTTTCAATATGCCCATGCCTGCGTTGACGGATACCACGCCAAACAGCCTTTCCTGGGTACTGGTCGTGTTGGCTGTTGGGGCAGTGATTTCCATTGTGGCAGCTAAAGGTTATGATGCGGTCTCCAAGTTCTCAAATATCTCTGCGCCCTGGATGGTGATGATTTTTTTGATTGCGGGAATTGTGGCAGCCAAGCGATTGGGAGTAGAGAGTTTATCTGATTTATGGGCAGTTTGGGGTAACGGATCTGATCCATTTCCCGGACAGATTAAGTTCACCTTTTGGCATGTTTTGTTCTTCGCCTGGTTTTGTAATGCCGCCATGCACTTGGGGATGTCAGACTTATCCGTTTTGCGTTATGCCGATAAGAATTCAGTGGGATGGATGACAGCTGCAGGAATGTATGTGGGGCACTTTATGGCCTGGATTTCTGCCTGTTTGATGTTTGCCCTTTATCTGAAGAGTCCTGAAGCTGCGGCCATCTTTGACAGTGGAGGTGTACCCCCGGTGGCTCCGGGGCCTTTGGCTTATGAGGCAGTTGGCATAGCAGGTCTTATTTGTGTACTGGTGGCAGGCTGGACAACGGCCAATCCTACGATCTACAGGGCTGGTCTTGCCTTTCAGGCGATTTTTCCAAAGAGTTCTACAGTGAAAGTGACTTTGGTGACGGGCGGTATTGCTACTATAGCAGGGTTGTTTCCTGCCTTTGCCATGAAGTTATTGGATTTTGTAGCGGTATATGGATTTATCTTGGCGCCGATAGGAGCAGTGATCTTCTTTGAGCATTATTGGGCAGAGAAATTTGGCTTGACAAAAAACTATGCCGAATCCAAAAAAATCAGCTTCAATGCCGCGGTATTGCTCGCTTGGCTGATCAGTATGGCTGTTTTTTATAGCCTATCCCTTTATAATGAGGTGTTCCTTTCTTTCTTTACCTTACCGGCATGGATTGCCTGCGGGGTTTTGTATTTAGTATTAAGCAAAATCTTCCAGAAATCATGA